Proteins encoded together in one Mus caroli chromosome 4, CAROLI_EIJ_v1.1, whole genome shotgun sequence window:
- the LOC110292379 gene encoding glyceraldehyde-3-phosphate dehydrogenase-like, translating into MLSNASCITNSLAPLTKVIPDNFDIMEGLRTTFHAITATPKTENGSSGKLWCDGHGTAQNIIPASYGAAKAAGKAIPELHKKLTGMVFHVPTTNVSIVDLTCHQEKASNYNDIKKVIKLASKGPLKDMLGYTEDQLISWYYNEYGYSNMVVDLMLYVASKE; encoded by the exons ATGCTCAGCAATGCTTCCTGCATCACCAACAGCTTAGCACCCCTGACCAAGGTCATCCCTGACAACTTTGACATCATGGAAGGACTCAGGACTACATttcatgccatcactgccactccgAAGACTGAGAATGGatcctctggaaagctgtggtgtgatGGCCATGGGACTGctcagaacatcatccctgcatcttatggtgctgccaaggctgcgGGCAAGGCCATCCCAGAGCTGCACaagaagctcactggcatggtcTTCCATGTCCCTACCACCAATGTGTCCATTGTGGATCTGACATGCCACCAAGAGAAAGCTTCTAACTAtaatgacatcaagaaggtgatAAAGCTGGCATCCAAGGGCCCACTAAAGGACAtgctgggctacactgaggaccag ctcatttcctggtattaCAATGAATATGGCTACAGCAACATGGTGGTGGACCTCATGCTCTAtgtggcctccaaggagtaa